A genomic stretch from Thermoanaerobaculia bacterium includes:
- a CDS encoding DUF1254 domain-containing protein has product MRIPTCALLVAALLVAGSATDPISATDEGATQRVTLDDFRRAETDTYFAKFVQEGSLGKFLHQRDVASVDNQVVIRMNRDTLYSQALFDLDAGPVTVTLPDSGARFLAMQMIDQDHYTPAVIYAAGAHTFRREPGGTRYLLALIRIFANPNDPADMQAVHKLQDAIRVEQKSAGKFETPAWDQASLKQLRDALNGLTAANGGLDSARMFGRKDQVDPVQHLLGTAAGWGGNPRETALYVGGVPPAADGKTAYTLTVKDVPVDGFWSVSVYNKAGFFEKNAKGAYTLNSVTAKPNADGSTTIRFGGDERAQNMLPITPGWNYLVRLYRPRAEILDGTWKFPEPVEQR; this is encoded by the coding sequence ATGCGAATCCCTACCTGCGCGCTCCTCGTAGCCGCGCTCCTCGTTGCCGGATCTGCGACAGACCCGATCTCGGCGACGGATGAAGGCGCAACGCAGCGCGTCACGCTGGACGATTTTCGCCGCGCGGAGACCGACACCTACTTCGCCAAGTTCGTGCAGGAGGGCTCACTGGGCAAGTTCCTCCATCAGCGCGACGTGGCGTCGGTCGACAATCAGGTGGTCATCCGCATGAACCGCGACACGCTCTACTCGCAGGCGTTGTTCGACCTCGATGCAGGCCCGGTGACGGTCACCCTGCCCGATTCCGGCGCGCGTTTCCTGGCGATGCAGATGATCGATCAGGACCACTACACGCCGGCGGTGATCTACGCCGCGGGCGCCCACACGTTCCGGCGGGAGCCGGGCGGCACGCGCTACCTCCTGGCGCTGATCCGGATCTTCGCCAACCCCAACGACCCGGCGGACATGCAGGCGGTTCACAAGTTGCAGGATGCGATCCGGGTCGAGCAGAAGTCGGCGGGCAAGTTCGAGACGCCGGCGTGGGACCAGGCTTCGCTCAAGCAGCTTCGCGACGCGCTCAACGGGCTGACCGCGGCCAACGGTGGGCTCGATTCGGCGCGCATGTTCGGCCGCAAGGACCAGGTGGACCCGGTGCAGCACCTCCTGGGCACGGCGGCGGGCTGGGGCGGCAACCCCCGCGAGACCGCGCTGTACGTCGGCGGCGTGCCGCCGGCGGCCGACGGCAAGACGGCCTATACCCTGACGGTGAAAGACGTGCCGGTCGACGGCTTCTGGTCCGTCAGCGTCTACAACAAGGCGGGCTTCTTCGAGAAGAACGCCAAGGGCGCCTACACGCTCAACAGTGTCACCGCCAAACCCAACGCCGACGGCTCGACGACCATTCGTTTCGGTGGCGACGAGCGCGCGCAGAACATGCTGCCGATCACGCCGGGTTGGAACTACCTCGTGCGGCTGTACCGTCCGCGAGCCGAGATTCTCGACGGCACGTGGAAGTTCCCCGAACCGGTCGAGCAGAGATGA
- a CDS encoding DUF2007 domain-containing protein: MSGDRLEAVAAYSYLHEAEFARTSLESEGIVTVIENENLIRLDWLYMNALGGLRLLVREEDAGRAREILAQPEPAAEPSAPGEDPAPATEACARCGSPATEAVETRRKVGHVLWLLTGFPFVRPGRSRRCAACGLPLAQGERNA, encoded by the coding sequence GTGAGCGGGGATCGTCTCGAGGCCGTCGCTGCGTACTCCTACCTGCACGAGGCGGAGTTCGCGCGCACCAGCCTCGAGTCGGAGGGTATCGTCACGGTGATCGAGAACGAGAACCTCATCCGCTTGGACTGGCTCTACATGAACGCCCTCGGGGGCCTCCGCCTCCTGGTGCGGGAGGAAGACGCCGGGCGCGCGCGCGAGATCCTCGCCCAGCCGGAGCCCGCGGCCGAACCGAGCGCCCCCGGCGAAGACCCAGCCCCGGCAACGGAAGCCTGCGCACGCTGCGGCAGCCCGGCCACAGAGGCGGTCGAGACGCGCCGCAAGGTCGGGCACGTGCTCTGGTTGCTCACCGGCTTCCCCTTCGTACGCCCCGGCCGAAGCCGCCGCTGCGCCGCCTGCGGCCTGCCGCTCGCCCAGGGGGAGCGCAACGCATGA
- a CDS encoding GNAT family N-acetyltransferase: MKSGEVVIRRGEMADIPWLKPIERAATGRFRGHPAFEPFWAQDFAPELFAQHVRSRTLWVVTIDDGPPVGMAFTSEIDGIAHLEEIDVHPDVAGRGIGGELLEAVCAIARVSGYEAITLATLTDVPWNAPFYAKRGFRILGDHELTPGLVQLQRREAAGGFPMHLRVIMRRELQ, from the coding sequence ATGAAGAGCGGCGAGGTCGTCATCCGGCGCGGCGAAATGGCCGACATCCCGTGGTTGAAGCCGATCGAACGCGCCGCCACCGGCCGCTTCCGCGGCCATCCTGCCTTCGAGCCGTTCTGGGCGCAGGACTTCGCGCCCGAGCTCTTCGCCCAGCACGTGCGCTCGCGCACCCTCTGGGTGGTGACGATCGACGACGGTCCGCCGGTGGGCATGGCCTTCACCAGCGAGATCGATGGCATCGCCCATCTCGAGGAGATCGACGTCCATCCGGACGTCGCGGGCAGGGGCATCGGCGGCGAGCTTCTCGAAGCGGTCTGTGCGATCGCGCGCGTGAGCGGCTACGAGGCGATCACCCTCGCGACCCTGACGGACGTGCCGTGGAACGCGCCGTTCTACGCCAAGCGCGGCTTCCGCATCCTTGGCGACCACGAGCTCACCCCAGGTCTCGTCCAGCTCCAGCGCCGCGAAGCCGCCGGCGGCTTCCCGATGCACCTGCGCGTCATCATGCGCAGAGAGTTGCAGTAA
- a CDS encoding AMP-binding protein has translation MPPIRNDRELDTLQGLLQRASDFPRAGLRLVDRAERETFLPWATIAERSAYVAGGLAELGVRPGERVALVYPTSAEFFHAFFGVLLAGAVPVPLYPPVRLGRLAEYHARTAAMLRAAGARLLLADRRVHALLGETLAEARLPLGGLTLDDLPHDAQLMSDGAPGDLALVQFSSGTTVEPKPVALSQRAVLAQVRALNALWPGQAANTGTRPGVEDRENGDDPVTGVSWLPLYHDMGLIGCVFPALERPSVLTLVPPEAFVARPALWLRALGRHRGTISPAPNFAYALATERIRDEEMAGIDLSHWRFALCGAETVVPEVLRAFAARFAPWGFRPEALTPVYGLSEAALAVTFADLERPFVSARFERAALAERGEAVLAPSPARGATAAPPGDSALEIVSVGRPLAGFRLELRGDEGARLGEDQVGRLFVAGPSLMRDYLDQPAATAAALRDGWLDTGDLGFVHEGELFLTGRAKEILLVRGRNYSPADLELAVADLPDVRHGCVAAASHLPAGRETEAVVLFVEHRRGVPAVRLEPLRARAREAVLARVGLAVDRVVLLSPGTLPRTSSGKIRRGEAMKRYLAGTLTPPAPVGRVRLFGALLRSRLARWKLKHARV, from the coding sequence ATGCCGCCGATCCGCAACGACCGCGAGCTCGATACCCTGCAGGGCCTGCTCCAGCGCGCCAGCGACTTTCCGCGCGCCGGGCTCCGTCTGGTCGATCGCGCCGAGCGCGAGACGTTCCTACCCTGGGCGACGATCGCGGAGCGGAGCGCCTACGTCGCCGGCGGCCTCGCCGAGCTCGGCGTGCGTCCGGGCGAGCGCGTGGCGCTCGTCTATCCGACCTCGGCCGAGTTCTTCCACGCTTTCTTCGGTGTGCTGCTCGCGGGCGCCGTGCCGGTACCGCTCTATCCGCCGGTGCGGCTCGGCCGTCTCGCCGAGTACCACGCCCGCACCGCGGCGATGCTCCGCGCCGCGGGGGCGCGCCTCCTGCTCGCCGACCGGCGCGTCCACGCGCTGCTCGGCGAGACGCTCGCCGAGGCGCGCCTGCCGCTGGGAGGTCTGACCCTCGACGACCTGCCGCACGACGCCCAGCTGATGAGCGACGGCGCTCCGGGTGACCTGGCGCTGGTCCAGTTCTCCTCGGGCACCACGGTCGAGCCGAAACCGGTGGCGCTCTCGCAGCGCGCGGTGCTGGCGCAGGTACGGGCGCTGAACGCCCTCTGGCCAGGGCAGGCCGCGAACACCGGGACTCGTCCGGGCGTCGAGGACAGAGAGAACGGAGACGATCCGGTGACCGGCGTCTCGTGGCTGCCGCTCTACCACGACATGGGACTCATCGGCTGCGTCTTCCCGGCGCTCGAGCGGCCCTCGGTGCTGACCCTGGTGCCGCCGGAGGCTTTCGTGGCACGGCCGGCGCTCTGGCTGCGCGCCCTCGGCCGGCACCGCGGCACGATCTCACCGGCGCCGAACTTCGCCTACGCCCTCGCGACCGAGCGCATCCGCGACGAGGAGATGGCGGGCATCGATCTCTCGCACTGGCGCTTCGCCCTCTGCGGAGCCGAAACCGTCGTGCCGGAGGTGCTGCGCGCCTTCGCGGCGCGCTTCGCACCGTGGGGCTTCCGCCCGGAAGCGCTCACGCCGGTCTACGGACTCTCCGAAGCGGCGCTCGCGGTGACCTTCGCCGATCTCGAACGGCCTTTCGTCAGCGCGCGCTTCGAGCGCGCGGCGCTCGCCGAGCGCGGCGAGGCCGTGCTGGCGCCCTCGCCAGCGCGGGGCGCCACCGCCGCCCCCCCCGGCGATTCCGCGCTCGAGATCGTCTCGGTCGGCAGGCCGCTCGCCGGCTTCCGTCTCGAGCTGCGCGGCGACGAGGGGGCGAGGCTCGGTGAGGATCAGGTCGGCCGGCTCTTCGTCGCCGGGCCGTCGCTGATGCGCGACTATCTCGACCAGCCGGCGGCGACGGCGGCCGCGCTCCGCGACGGCTGGCTCGACACCGGCGATCTCGGCTTCGTGCACGAGGGCGAGCTCTTCCTGACCGGCCGGGCGAAGGAGATCCTCCTGGTGCGCGGCCGCAACTACTCGCCCGCCGATCTCGAGCTCGCGGTCGCCGATCTCCCGGACGTCCGCCACGGCTGCGTCGCGGCGGCGAGCCATCTTCCGGCGGGGCGCGAGACCGAAGCTGTAGTGCTCTTCGTGGAGCACAGGAGGGGCGTTCCGGCGGTGCGCCTCGAGCCGCTGCGCGCTCGAGCGCGCGAAGCGGTGCTGGCGCGGGTCGGCCTCGCCGTCGACCGCGTCGTGCTGCTCTCGCCGGGGACGCTGCCGCGCACCTCGTCGGGCAAGATCCGCCGCGGCGAGGCGATGAAGCGCTACCTCGCCGGCACGCTCACGCCGCCGGCACCGGTCGGACGCGTGCGCCTTTTCGGAGCGCTCCTGCGCTCGCGCCTGGCGCGGTGGAAGTTGAAGCACGCCCGGGTATGA
- a CDS encoding acyl carrier protein, with protein MRRAEIESGIAAVAREHLGFTGRFDPRLRLVEDLGFDSLKLLTLAAEIENHFRVTLDPDEEARIATLGDLVAILETKLPG; from the coding sequence TTGAGACGCGCCGAGATCGAGAGCGGTATCGCGGCGGTGGCGCGCGAGCACCTCGGCTTCACGGGCAGATTCGATCCACGGCTGCGGCTGGTCGAGGACCTGGGCTTCGACTCGCTCAAGCTCCTCACGCTCGCCGCCGAGATCGAAAACCACTTCCGCGTCACGCTCGATCCCGACGAAGAGGCCCGGATCGCGACGCTGGGCGATCTGGTCGCGATCCTCGAGACCAAACTGCCGGGCTGA
- a CDS encoding type III polyketide synthase, producing MTATAPAGGLAGAVTSAATPAIRASPAIAAVGSAFPHHYYDQETLLEALRGYWEQRYFNLERIEQLHKNVLVGGRHLALPIEEYPGLTTFGQSNSAWIRVAEEIGGEALLAALGKCGLSVTDVDALFFVTVTGIATPSIDARLINRLGLRSDLKRIPIFGLGCVAGAAGIARAADYVRGFPDQVAVLLSVELCSLTLQRQDLSIPNLIASGLFGDGAAAAVVVGADRARDLATPGPAILASRSIFYPNSERVMGWDISESGFQIVLSADVPKVVEGHLREDVDAFLGERGLTRSDIASWVCHPGGPKVLEAMETALEAPDGALELTWRSLREVGNLSSTSVLLVLEATLASRRPPAGSLGMLLALGPGFCSELVLLRW from the coding sequence ATGACCGCCACGGCGCCGGCAGGCGGGCTCGCGGGAGCGGTGACGAGCGCGGCGACGCCAGCGATCCGAGCGAGCCCTGCGATCGCCGCCGTCGGTTCGGCCTTTCCGCACCACTACTACGATCAGGAGACGCTGCTCGAGGCCCTGCGCGGCTACTGGGAGCAGCGCTACTTCAACCTCGAGCGCATCGAGCAGCTGCACAAGAACGTTCTCGTCGGCGGGCGGCACCTCGCGCTGCCGATCGAGGAGTATCCCGGACTCACGACCTTCGGCCAGTCGAACAGCGCCTGGATCCGCGTCGCCGAGGAGATCGGCGGCGAGGCCCTGCTCGCGGCGCTCGGCAAGTGCGGCCTCAGCGTCACCGACGTCGACGCGCTCTTCTTCGTTACCGTCACGGGTATCGCGACGCCGTCGATCGACGCCCGCCTGATCAACCGTCTCGGCCTCCGGAGCGATCTCAAGCGCATCCCGATCTTCGGTCTCGGCTGCGTCGCCGGGGCCGCCGGCATCGCGCGCGCCGCCGACTACGTACGTGGCTTTCCCGACCAGGTCGCGGTCCTGCTCTCGGTCGAGCTCTGCTCGCTCACCCTGCAGCGCCAGGATCTCTCGATACCGAACCTCATCGCCTCGGGTCTCTTCGGCGACGGCGCCGCAGCCGCAGTGGTGGTCGGCGCGGACCGCGCCAGGGATCTGGCGACGCCGGGGCCGGCGATCCTCGCCTCGCGCTCGATCTTCTATCCCAACTCCGAGCGCGTCATGGGCTGGGACATCTCCGAGAGCGGCTTCCAGATCGTCCTCTCGGCCGACGTGCCGAAGGTGGTCGAAGGGCATCTGCGGGAGGACGTCGACGCCTTCCTCGGCGAGCGCGGCCTCACTCGCTCCGACATCGCCTCCTGGGTCTGCCATCCTGGTGGTCCGAAAGTGCTCGAGGCGATGGAGACGGCGCTCGAAGCGCCGGATGGGGCGCTCGAGCTCACCTGGCGAAGCCTGCGCGAGGTCGGCAACCTCTCTTCGACCTCGGTGCTCCTGGTCCTCGAAGCGACGCTCGCCAGCCGCCGTCCGCCGGCCGGCAGCCTCGGGATGCTCCTCGCGCTCGGCCCCGGTTTCTGCAGCGAGCTCGTCCTCCTGCGATGGTAG